Proteins encoded in a region of the Nicotiana tomentosiformis chromosome 9, ASM39032v3, whole genome shotgun sequence genome:
- the LOC104114413 gene encoding pyruvate dehydrogenase (acetyl-transferring) kinase, mitochondrial-like, whose translation MAAKKLYESFSKGLFEEVQRWGSMKQTGVSLKYMLEFGSTPTARNLLISSQFLHKELPIRIARRAIDLQNLPYGLSLKPAVLKVRDWYLDSFRDLRSFPNIKDQNDELEFTRMIKMIKVRHNNVVPMMALGVQQLKKDLDLKVDYKDLDEIHQFLDRFYMSRIGIRMLIGQHVALHDPNPPPDCVGYIHTKMSPLEVARNASEDARCICSREYGSAPDVNIYGDPDFTFPYVPTHLQLMVFELVKNSLRAVEERFMDSDKVAPPIRIIVADGLEDVTIKVSDEGGGIPRSGLPKIFTYLYSTARNPLDEHSDLETTDVATLSTLAGYGYGLPISRLYARYFGGDLQIISMEGYGTDAYLHLSRLGDSQEPLP comes from the exons ATGGCAGCGAAGAAACTATATGAGTCCTTTTCAAAGGGACTGTTTGAGGAGGTGCAGCGATGGGGTTCCATGAAGCAGACTGGTGTGAGTCTCAAGTACATGTTGGAGTTTGGCTCCACACCAACTGCCCGCAATTTGTTGATTTCTTCTCAATTCCTTCACAAGGAACTGCCTATACGGATTGCTCGCAGGGCTATTGACCTCCAAAACCTTCCCTATGGCTTATCTCTTAAGCCTGCTGTTCTAAAG GTCCGTGATTGGTATTTGGATTCTTTCCGGGACCTTAGATCCTTTCCGAATATAAAGGATCAAAATGATGAGTTGGAATTCACACGAATGATTAAAATGATTAAGGTCCGGCACAACAATGTTGTTCCTATGATGGCTTTGGGAGTTCAACAACTAAAGAAAGATCTGGACCTTAAGGTTGATTATAAGGATTTGGATGAAATACACCAATTTCTTGATCGCTTTTACATGTCTAGAATTGGGATACGGATGCTTATTG GGCAGCATGTGGCACTACACGATCCTAATCCGCCTCCTGATTGTGTGGGCTATATACATACAAAAATGTCCCCGCTGGAGGTTGCACGGAATGCTAGCGAGGATGCCCGTTGTATTTGCTCGCGTGAATATGGCAGTGCACCTGATGTCAACATTTATGGGGATCCAGACTTTACATTCCC TTATGTGCCAACACATCTGCAATTGATGGTTTTTGAGTTGGTTAAGAACTCCTTGCGTGCTGTGGAAGAGCGATTTATGGACTCAGACAAAGTTGCCCCTCCTATTCGAATAATAGTTGCTGATGGTCTAGAGGATGTTACCATCAAG GTGTCAGATGAAGGAGGTGGAATACCAAGAAGCGGCCTTCCCAAAATTTTTACTTATCTCTACAGTACTGCCAGGAATCCCTTGGATGAGCACTCAGACCTTGAAACAACTGATGTGGCTACTCTGTCCACGTTGGCTGGTTATGGATATGGACTTCCAATAAGTCGTTTATATGCTCGCTACTTTGGAGGGGATTTACAAATTATCTCCATGGAAGGCTATG GTACTGATGCTTATCTCCATTTATCGCGTTTAGGAGATTCGCAAGAACCCTTACCTTGA